GCTTCCCCAAAGAGACAGGTTCAGAGAAATGGTCTGGAAGATTAAACTTCGATCAGGACACGAAATTCTGCGGCGAGGTCCACCTGTGTCTTGTCGGCCAGGGCGCGAGTCAGGCGGCGGGAGAATTCCAGGCCGTCCAGTGTGCCGTTACCGACGAGGGTGGAGATGACCGCCATCTCCTCGGCACTGAGATGGTCTCCCATCATCATCTGGAGCAGGCTCAGCATGCGGCGCTCACGGGCCTCCGGGCGCATCTCACGCCATGCTTTCGCCTGTTGCGCTTCCCAGTCCTCGTCTCCTGCCGGAGCCTCTACCGTCTTGGTCACCGAGCGTGTCTTTTTGGGGAATTCCCTGGCAGGGCCGGACTCGGCAGCACTCTCGGAAGAGAAATATTCGGCGTACCGCTCGGGATTGCGGAACATGTCCACCAGAAGGCCCTGGCGGTTCTTGACGGGGGTACGCGCCTGCGACACCACGCGCCCGAAGGCCGCGACGGTGGCCTCGACCTGTGCGGCGTAGGCCTGCACGGTCTTGACGGCGTTGGGCGCGCTCAGGCCGTTGCGGGTGAGCAGCGCGACCAGTTCGGTGTTGGGCGGCGCGGCCACCTGCCCGAAGCGGTAGGTGATCTGCTGGCCTTCACCACGCCCGGTGTAGATCACCTCGACGAGGTAAGCCGTGTCGAGCAGTTCCTGATGGGCGGGCTCCAGCGCCCGGCGGATCTTGTCCAGTCGCCAGCCGTGCATGCCCAGGTGCTCGCCCCAGTTGCGGGTGGAGACCGTGTAGGCGTCGGTCGGCACCTTGCCCAGGGGCGCGCGCCGCTCTTCGAGGCTGCGGTACAGGGTCCGGACCATCGGCTGCGAGAGCTGGGAATAGAACTCCAGGTCCAGAGGGCGCAGGTGGCCGCTGCGCACGCTGCGGGTGATCGCCCGCGCGAGCTGGATTTCCAGAATGGTGTCGGCGCGCAGGGTCCCGATCTCCTCGGCGATTTCGGTGGCGTCCACCCTCGCGAACGAGCTGATGATGCTGAACTCCTCGCTGACCCACTGGTGCTGGCGGCCGTCGAACCACGACTCGGTGATGGCGAAGGTGCTGCCCTGGAGGCGGCGCAGGCCTTCCAGGACCTCGCTGTATTGCCGTCCCCCCACCGTCAGGCCCGCGAGCGTGAGCAGGCGGTAGGCCGAGAGCTGAATGACCCCCGCGTTGGGCAGGCCCTGTTCGACGAAGGCGTTGACCAGTCCGATGATGATGTCGTTGTCCAGGCCGTGCGGCACCACCGCGTCGGCCCGGGAGACGCATTTGACGTGGATGGCCCCCAGCGCGTCCACCGTGAGCTGTTTTTCCCAGGACTGGAGGGTGCTGGGAATGCGGTTCTGCGCCAGCGCCAGCGCCAGCCGGGCGATGTTGCGCTCGTCGTGGCCCTGAAGCTGCCGGGGTTCCTGCCGCGTGTTCTTGCCCACGCCCGGCAGTGTACGCGCCCCGGCTGCCCGCGCGCCGCGCCCGCCTGCCCAGGCAGCGCGGGGGGCTGCGCAGGCGCGGCGCGCTATGCTGGCGGAGCTGACAATCAGGCCGCTGTTCTGCATGGATAACCAGTGGCCCGCCTCTTTCCCTTCCGTGTGGCGTCAACCATGTGTTTCCGGGCCGGACGGCCTGGAACGCGGCGCGGGCCAGTGCTGGCGAGGAGAATGCGGTATGGAGAGCGTGAGCATCACGGTGAACGGAGAGCGGCGGGAAGCGCCGGGCGCGCGGCCCCACACCACGCTGCTGAACTGGTTGCGGGATCAGGGCCTGACCGGCTGCAAGGAAGGCTGCGCCGAGGGCGAGTGCGGGGCCTGCGCGGTGCTCGTCGCCCGCCCGGACGGCGAGGAGGGGACGCGCTGGGAGAGCGTGAACGCCTGCCTGGTGCTGCTGCCCGCCATGAGTGGGGGAGAGGTCGTGACCGCCGAGGGCCTGGGCACGCCGCAGCACCTGCACCCCGTGCAGCGCGAGCTGGCGGTGCGCGGCGGCAGCCAGTGCGGGTACTGCACGCCC
The genomic region above belongs to Deinococcus gobiensis I-0 and contains:
- a CDS encoding replication initiator protein A, encoding MGKNTRQEPRQLQGHDERNIARLALALAQNRIPSTLQSWEKQLTVDALGAIHVKCVSRADAVVPHGLDNDIIIGLVNAFVEQGLPNAGVIQLSAYRLLTLAGLTVGGRQYSEVLEGLRRLQGSTFAITESWFDGRQHQWVSEEFSIISSFARVDATEIAEEIGTLRADTILEIQLARAITRSVRSGHLRPLDLEFYSQLSQPMVRTLYRSLEERRAPLGKVPTDAYTVSTRNWGEHLGMHGWRLDKIRRALEPAHQELLDTAYLVEVIYTGRGEGQQITYRFGQVAAPPNTELVALLTRNGLSAPNAVKTVQAYAAQVEATVAAFGRVVSQARTPVKNRQGLLVDMFRNPERYAEYFSSESAAESGPAREFPKKTRSVTKTVEAPAGDEDWEAQQAKAWREMRPEARERRMLSLLQMMMGDHLSAEEMAVISTLVGNGTLDGLEFSRRLTRALADKTQVDLAAEFRVLIEV